The proteins below come from a single Alistipes sp. ZOR0009 genomic window:
- a CDS encoding aminotransferase class IV: protein MFEYQYIIKDNAIVDNVAFDSSFVSQVYEVIRVVDGIPVFFDAHFRRFISSCSFAGAEMNLSKDVFAALLRLLTVKNGVRNCNIRYSINIYSEKQIFYAGFVHSSYPLPQMYEEGVMLDFLKEERFNPNAKILNRTLRERADALMSLKSLYEVALVNQSNQITEGSKSNLFFIDSLEVVHTAPLDLVLGGITRQIIIEEIVKNGISFVEEPVLVENIGNMVAGFVSGTSPSVLPIALLGNCSFLVKHPLIAKIAKCYNQRVAEDIASFRDNYYSI from the coding sequence ATGTTTGAATATCAATATATCATTAAAGATAATGCTATTGTTGATAATGTAGCGTTTGACTCCTCTTTTGTATCACAAGTTTACGAGGTGATTAGGGTTGTAGATGGAATCCCTGTTTTTTTTGATGCCCATTTTCGTCGGTTTATAAGCTCCTGTTCCTTTGCTGGTGCAGAGATGAACTTATCAAAGGACGTTTTTGCTGCTCTTTTGAGATTACTTACGGTGAAAAATGGCGTGCGGAATTGTAATATTCGTTATTCTATCAACATATATAGCGAAAAACAGATATTTTATGCTGGTTTTGTGCATAGTAGCTATCCATTGCCGCAGATGTACGAAGAAGGTGTTATGCTCGATTTTTTAAAAGAGGAACGTTTTAATCCGAATGCCAAGATTTTGAATAGAACGTTACGTGAGCGTGCAGATGCGCTGATGTCATTGAAATCTCTTTATGAGGTGGCGTTGGTGAACCAATCGAATCAAATAACAGAAGGGAGTAAAAGCAATCTTTTTTTTATTGATAGCCTCGAAGTGGTACATACCGCTCCTCTGGATTTGGTGCTTGGAGGAATAACTCGCCAGATTATTATTGAAGAAATCGTGAAGAATGGTATTTCGTTCGTGGAGGAGCCTGTTTTAGTGGAAAATATTGGGAATATGGTAGCTGGTTTTGTTTCTGGGACATCGCCATCTGTACTTCCTATCGCCTTATTAGGTAATTGCTCTTTCTTAGTTAAACATCCCCTAATTGCTAAGATTGCGAAATGTTATAACCAACGAGTTGCTGAAGATATAGCGTCATTCAGAGATAATTATTACTCCATTTAG
- a CDS encoding sulfite exporter TauE/SafE family protein, with product MSTGIIAALILSGVTVGFINTLAGGGTIISLSLFMFLGLPPTVANGTNRIAVIIQNLVAVGNFRKQKILDTSKGIRLAIPTTIGSVIGASIGATIDQHTFEVCFGVIMLMMLALLIFKPEKWLHGNTDLAQKPISAASYITFFLIGIYGGFLHVGVGYFILAGAVLGCGLDLVKANAIKNLIVLCYVPFSLLVFIFNKQVMWEYGLIHAIGNVIGAYVASKWAIKLGSNFIRWIMVVLILISVLQMFNIVDFKSLLNLAK from the coding sequence ATGAGCACTGGAATCATAGCTGCATTGATACTTTCGGGAGTCACGGTTGGCTTTATAAACACGCTGGCAGGAGGAGGTACCATTATTTCGCTATCCCTATTCATGTTTTTAGGGCTTCCCCCTACCGTTGCCAACGGAACCAACCGAATTGCTGTTATCATACAAAATCTTGTTGCTGTAGGAAACTTTCGAAAGCAAAAAATTCTAGATACCAGCAAAGGAATTCGCCTTGCCATTCCAACAACCATAGGTTCAGTAATAGGCGCAAGTATTGGAGCAACCATCGATCAGCATACATTCGAAGTTTGCTTTGGTGTTATTATGCTAATGATGCTAGCTTTACTAATTTTTAAACCCGAAAAATGGCTACATGGAAACACGGATTTAGCCCAAAAGCCAATATCTGCTGCCAGCTACATCACATTTTTCCTGATAGGCATTTACGGAGGCTTTCTTCATGTAGGCGTAGGATACTTTATTCTTGCAGGCGCGGTATTAGGATGTGGACTCGATCTTGTAAAAGCAAATGCCATCAAAAATCTCATAGTTCTCTGCTATGTGCCATTTTCGCTGCTTGTTTTTATATTCAATAAGCAGGTAATGTGGGAGTACGGGCTAATACATGCCATTGGTAACGTTATTGGAGCTTACGTTGCCTCTAAATGGGCTATAAAGTTGGGATCAAACTTTATACGATGGATTATGGTAGTACTTATTCTTATATCTGTACTACAAATGTTCAATATTGTAGATTTTAAATCGCTTCTTAACCTTGCCAAATAA
- a CDS encoding M3 family metallopeptidase produces the protein MKKLVLPAMLLLTSICTFAKTKEKDKVMNPLLTNWSTPYQTPPFELFKPEHFVPAFKDIIERSKKQVDKIVASKDEPTFENTVVALERGGEELEKVANVFFNLNSAETSPELQAVAREVAPMLSDFSNDINLNAGLFAKVKKVYDNRSRLKLTPEQGMLLEKTFKGFVRSGANLDPKSKERYREITKQLSELSLQFEENLLAETNGFVLNITNEADLAGIPESIREMAKSIAQSKNMEGWAFDLSMPSFVSFMKYAENRDLREKLFRAYNMRGFQKNKYDNQEILIKTANLRLEEAKLLGYNTYADFVLEERMAQSPAKVNGLLTQLLNASVPAGKKEVEEVTAFAKESGANFEIQRWDWAFYSEKLKDKKYSVNDELIRPYFPLEKVREGVFALVNKLYGITFKSNASIPVYNKDVEAYEVFDKDGKFLSVLFMDYFPRASKSGGAWMTNYRSQFKENGKDVRPVVSLVFNFTKPTETRPALLNFNELETFLHEFGHGLHGMFANSTYSSLSGTNVYRDFVELPSQIMENWAVEKEFLDMFAGHYQTGEKIPQELVNKIKESANFQAGYVSLRQLSFGLLDMAWHSQASAYNGSVVDFERAATKATDILPAVDGTAISPAFAHIFSGGYAAGYYGYKWAEVLDADAYSLFKKKGIFDAKTAQSFRENILSKGGTEHPMKLYIKFRGQEPSIDALLERSGLKN, from the coding sequence ATGAAAAAGCTTGTTTTACCAGCAATGTTATTGCTAACCAGCATATGTACATTTGCTAAAACTAAAGAAAAGGATAAAGTAATGAATCCACTACTTACGAACTGGAGTACTCCTTATCAAACTCCACCATTTGAGCTGTTTAAGCCAGAGCATTTTGTTCCTGCTTTTAAGGATATTATAGAAAGATCTAAAAAGCAGGTTGATAAAATAGTTGCTAGTAAAGACGAGCCAACCTTCGAGAATACTGTAGTTGCACTAGAAAGGGGAGGCGAAGAGCTAGAAAAGGTGGCGAATGTATTTTTCAACCTGAATTCGGCAGAAACTAGCCCAGAGTTGCAGGCTGTAGCTCGCGAGGTGGCTCCTATGCTTTCTGATTTTTCTAACGATATCAATTTAAATGCAGGCCTATTTGCTAAAGTTAAGAAGGTATACGATAATCGCAGCAGGTTAAAATTAACTCCAGAACAAGGCATGCTTTTGGAGAAAACGTTCAAAGGCTTTGTTCGCAGTGGCGCTAATCTTGACCCTAAAAGTAAAGAGCGTTACCGCGAGATTACGAAGCAACTGTCTGAGTTGTCGTTGCAGTTCGAGGAGAACTTGCTTGCTGAAACGAATGGTTTTGTGCTAAACATTACCAATGAGGCCGATTTAGCTGGTATTCCAGAAAGTATTCGTGAGATGGCTAAAAGCATTGCCCAATCTAAGAATATGGAAGGGTGGGCTTTTGATTTGTCTATGCCAAGTTTTGTATCCTTTATGAAGTACGCCGAGAACCGAGATCTTCGTGAGAAGCTATTTCGTGCATACAATATGAGAGGTTTTCAAAAGAATAAGTATGATAACCAAGAAATATTGATAAAGACGGCCAACCTACGTTTGGAAGAGGCAAAGCTGTTAGGTTATAACACCTATGCCGATTTTGTGCTTGAAGAGCGTATGGCTCAATCTCCAGCAAAAGTGAACGGTTTGCTTACCCAGCTGTTAAATGCATCGGTGCCAGCTGGTAAAAAGGAGGTTGAAGAGGTTACCGCTTTTGCGAAGGAGAGCGGTGCGAACTTTGAAATTCAACGTTGGGATTGGGCTTTTTATTCTGAAAAATTAAAAGATAAAAAGTACAGCGTAAACGATGAGCTTATTCGTCCTTATTTCCCATTGGAAAAGGTAAGAGAAGGGGTTTTTGCGCTTGTTAATAAGCTGTATGGCATAACCTTTAAGAGTAACGCCAGCATTCCTGTGTACAATAAGGATGTTGAAGCATACGAGGTGTTTGATAAGGATGGAAAGTTCCTTTCAGTTTTATTTATGGACTATTTCCCTCGCGCAAGCAAAAGTGGTGGAGCATGGATGACCAACTATCGTTCACAATTTAAAGAAAACGGGAAAGATGTTAGACCTGTAGTATCGTTGGTTTTCAACTTTACAAAGCCTACAGAGACTCGTCCTGCGCTTCTTAATTTTAACGAATTGGAAACATTCCTTCATGAATTTGGGCATGGATTACACGGAATGTTTGCTAATAGTACCTATTCCAGCCTATCTGGAACAAATGTTTATAGGGATTTTGTAGAGCTTCCATCTCAAATAATGGAAAATTGGGCTGTGGAAAAAGAGTTCCTAGATATGTTTGCGGGACATTATCAGACAGGGGAGAAAATTCCTCAGGAGCTGGTAAACAAGATAAAGGAGAGCGCAAACTTTCAAGCAGGATATGTCTCTCTTCGTCAGCTCAGCTTTGGGCTACTAGATATGGCTTGGCACTCGCAAGCCTCTGCTTATAACGGGAGCGTGGTTGACTTTGAGAGAGCTGCAACTAAGGCAACAGACATTCTTCCTGCTGTTGATGGAACGGCCATTTCGCCTGCTTTTGCGCATATTTTCTCGGGTGGGTATGCTGCTGGATACTATGGATACAAGTGGGCAGAAGTGCTAGATGCCGATGCTTACTCGCTATTCAAGAAAAAGGGCATTTTTGACGCTAAGACGGCGCAGTCCTTTAGAGAAAATATCCTTTCGAAGGGAGGCACTGAGCACCCAATGAAACTTTATATAAAATTCAGGGGACAGGAGCCTTCTATTGATGCTTTATTGGAAAGAAGCGGCCTGAAGAACTAA
- the cas6 gene encoding CRISPR-associated endoribonuclease Cas6 — protein sequence MRYRLRFKVDHDYGSILPLNYQLEVYRLIRDVLTDDQYLYQQWLKSNNIYKQEKLQIFNFSNLIVLERKIYGDRMLILSDTVELTLSFLFENNTDQLVWESFDRLNMTVGDKKSQIRLKVIAIEKQQCPTFTSCMQFIARSPIVLQNFESTRYVKFLAPSDEGYLENFTQSMLDKYNLFRGEPMESANIYTSIDFLTEPKSKLIEINNNQKELVKGYMYRFKINAPKELIEIGYKIGFGDKNHLGFGFCDILYSTEKKLQPTLEGSTKEETAVQNSIENKTLS from the coding sequence ATGCGTTATAGACTGAGATTCAAAGTAGACCATGATTATGGAAGCATCTTGCCGCTTAACTATCAATTGGAGGTATACAGATTAATTAGAGATGTCCTCACTGACGATCAGTACCTTTACCAACAATGGCTTAAGAGCAACAACATCTATAAGCAGGAAAAGCTACAAATTTTCAACTTCTCGAATCTAATTGTCCTCGAGCGAAAGATTTACGGAGATAGGATGCTTATTCTATCGGACACCGTCGAGCTTACGCTATCGTTCCTATTCGAAAACAACACCGATCAGCTTGTATGGGAGTCGTTCGACAGGTTAAACATGACCGTTGGCGACAAAAAGTCTCAAATTAGGCTTAAGGTTATTGCCATAGAGAAGCAGCAGTGCCCCACTTTTACCAGCTGCATGCAGTTTATAGCCAGGTCGCCAATCGTTCTTCAAAATTTCGAATCGACTCGCTACGTAAAGTTTTTAGCTCCCTCTGACGAAGGATACCTAGAAAACTTCACCCAATCGATGTTAGATAAGTACAACCTGTTTAGAGGAGAGCCAATGGAGAGTGCCAACATTTACACCTCCATCGATTTTCTGACAGAACCGAAGTCGAAGCTCATAGAGATCAACAACAACCAAAAAGAGCTGGTAAAAGGATATATGTACCGTTTCAAAATAAACGCACCTAAAGAGCTAATTGAAATTGGCTACAAAATAGGATTTGGGGATAAAAACCACCTTGGATTTGGCTTTTGCGACATCCTCTACAGTACAGAAAAAAAGCTACAGCCGACACTTGAAGGCTCGACAAAAGAGGAAACGGCCGTACAAAACAGCATAGAAAATAAAACACTGAGCTAG
- a CDS encoding PaaI family thioesterase, whose protein sequence is MKKIVNPYLTGSNSSEYKCFGCSPNNEIGLHLHFFDNGDDVVAIWEPQKQFEGYFNVLHGGIQATILDEIAAWVVNTKCKTAGVTSSMNVKYRNPIFMDGGPLTIKGKIESVNRRIATIKAYIENREGKVMAEADIVYFLFNEQDAKAKYNYPGVEAFYEKE, encoded by the coding sequence ATGAAGAAAATAGTTAATCCTTATTTGACAGGGAGTAATTCGTCAGAATATAAATGTTTTGGATGTTCTCCAAACAATGAAATAGGTTTGCATCTGCATTTTTTTGACAACGGAGATGATGTCGTTGCGATTTGGGAACCTCAAAAACAGTTTGAAGGCTACTTTAATGTGCTTCATGGAGGAATTCAGGCAACAATTCTTGACGAGATTGCGGCTTGGGTTGTAAATACCAAGTGTAAAACAGCCGGCGTTACTTCTTCCATGAATGTAAAGTATAGAAATCCCATATTTATGGATGGAGGCCCTTTGACTATAAAAGGGAAGATTGAATCGGTAAATCGGCGAATAGCAACTATTAAGGCTTATATCGAAAATAGAGAGGGGAAGGTAATGGCAGAAGCCGATATTGTCTATTTCCTATTTAATGAGCAAGATGCAAAAGCAAAATATAACTATCCTGGTGTAGAAGCTTTTTATGAAAAAGAGTAG
- a CDS encoding thioredoxin domain-containing protein, whose translation MNNYIHTNSLINELSPYLLQHAHNPVQWYVWGHDAFLKARNEDKLVIVSVGYSACHWCHVMESESFDDEEVALVMNENFISIKVDKEERPDIDQQYMSAVRIITGNGGWPLNVICLPDGRPIYGGTYFPRQQWIDILVKLSDLYKAHKEKVVRAAEDLAEGVRNVDLIEERLSGLDYLPKYLRLIVEPWKRKFDTKWGGTQSAPKFPMPSSIDFLMSYAYHMRDEEVRTQVMLTLNKIYEGGIYDHVGGGFHRYSVDGQWFLPHFEKMLYDNALLGMSYIYAYQFSKEPRYKRVALESLEFLLRDLYSSDKMFYTAIDADSTNGEGQYYVWNYSEICEVLDEDAPIFCSRFGVDRNGNFEYGKNILSIKRSFDELSMTFKLPISTIKDKVDLSLRKLFCARFLREKPKVDTKIILSWNALAAKTFALASSVFKEPRYLVVAIDCINGIERHLAKDGALLRTLPHGDKHTEGMLDDYAYLIEAYIALYSVTFDFNYLDKAENLANVCLKDFFDDKSGMFFYTNASVELPLGRKMEVVDGVTPSSNSSLARSFYYLSIVLSRPAYKEIAVQMLANMQDQMSGAGPFVANWGLLLINLTFAPAEITLVGDNALQQKMHIDQEYLPNVFLFGAKQRTEQAIFKNRWRDGETTLHLCIANVCRDFKGTIDELKDNALELRNCYIL comes from the coding sequence ATGAATAATTACATCCATACAAACAGTTTAATCAACGAGTTAAGCCCATATTTACTACAGCATGCACACAATCCTGTGCAGTGGTATGTTTGGGGCCACGATGCTTTTTTGAAGGCAAGAAATGAAGATAAGCTTGTCATCGTAAGTGTTGGCTACTCGGCTTGTCACTGGTGCCATGTTATGGAGTCGGAAAGCTTTGATGACGAAGAGGTGGCGTTGGTAATGAATGAAAACTTTATATCAATAAAAGTAGATAAGGAAGAACGTCCTGATATAGATCAGCAATATATGAGTGCCGTTCGTATTATCACTGGGAATGGAGGCTGGCCTTTAAATGTGATTTGCTTGCCAGATGGGAGACCTATTTATGGGGGAACTTACTTTCCTCGCCAGCAATGGATTGATATCCTAGTTAAACTGTCAGATTTATATAAAGCGCACAAAGAAAAGGTTGTTAGAGCAGCAGAAGATTTGGCAGAGGGCGTGAGAAATGTTGATTTAATAGAGGAAAGGCTCTCTGGTTTAGATTACCTTCCAAAGTATTTACGGTTGATTGTTGAGCCTTGGAAAAGAAAATTTGACACAAAGTGGGGGGGGACTCAGTCCGCACCTAAATTTCCAATGCCATCCTCGATTGATTTTTTAATGTCGTATGCCTACCATATGCGTGATGAGGAAGTGAGAACGCAGGTAATGCTAACGCTTAACAAGATATATGAAGGTGGTATTTACGACCATGTTGGAGGCGGTTTTCATCGCTATTCTGTAGATGGCCAATGGTTTTTACCTCATTTTGAAAAAATGCTGTACGATAATGCTCTTTTGGGCATGTCATATATATACGCTTACCAGTTCTCGAAGGAACCTCGCTACAAGCGAGTTGCTCTCGAATCCTTGGAGTTTTTATTGCGCGATCTTTACTCTTCGGATAAGATGTTCTACACCGCAATTGATGCCGATTCGACAAATGGGGAGGGACAGTACTATGTTTGGAATTATAGCGAAATCTGCGAAGTACTAGATGAGGATGCTCCTATTTTTTGCAGCCGATTTGGTGTAGATCGTAATGGAAATTTCGAGTATGGAAAAAATATTCTCAGCATTAAAAGATCATTTGATGAGCTTTCAATGACCTTTAAGCTGCCTATTAGCACTATAAAAGATAAAGTTGACCTTTCGTTGCGTAAGTTATTTTGTGCTCGTTTTCTCAGAGAAAAGCCAAAGGTTGATACTAAAATTATTCTTTCGTGGAATGCCTTGGCTGCAAAAACTTTTGCGCTAGCATCTTCTGTATTTAAAGAACCTCGTTATCTGGTGGTGGCTATCGATTGTATAAACGGCATCGAACGGCATTTAGCAAAGGATGGAGCGCTGCTGAGGACGCTTCCTCATGGAGATAAGCATACAGAGGGAATGCTGGACGATTATGCCTATCTTATCGAGGCGTATATTGCGTTATACTCGGTTACTTTCGATTTTAACTATCTAGATAAAGCTGAAAATCTGGCGAATGTTTGTTTGAAAGATTTTTTTGATGATAAATCGGGTATGTTTTTTTATACCAATGCATCTGTTGAACTACCCTTGGGACGCAAAATGGAGGTAGTTGATGGCGTAACACCATCATCAAATTCTTCTTTAGCACGATCATTCTACTACTTGTCAATCGTTTTAAGTCGTCCAGCTTATAAGGAAATTGCAGTTCAGATGCTGGCTAACATGCAGGATCAGATGTCGGGAGCAGGACCATTTGTTGCTAATTGGGGATTGCTGCTCATTAACCTAACCTTTGCTCCTGCCGAAATTACGCTTGTTGGAGACAATGCTTTACAGCAAAAAATGCATATCGATCAAGAGTATTTACCCAACGTTTTTCTTTTCGGTGCAAAGCAGAGAACCGAGCAGGCAATTTTTAAAAATAGATGGAGGGATGGTGAAACAACTTTGCATCTGTGCATTGCCAATGTATGCCGAGATTTCAAGGGAACAATCGACGAACTTAAAGATAATGCGTTGGAGTTGCGCAACTGCTATATTTTATAA
- a CDS encoding amidohydrolase, producing MVQNELKVFLVQSDVKWQDIEGNLNMFDLIIQEQAGDADLIVLPEMFTTGFSMEPEKMSEGMDGKAVSWIITAAKKNGVAIIGSVIIKEDEGYYNRLLFAYPSGELKTYDKRHLFRMGNEHEHYKAGSKRLILEYKGWKICPLICYDLRFPVWSRNANDYDLLIYIASWPAARSFPWRSLLVARAIENQCYVVGVNRVGVDGAGLKYSGDSAAINSRGEYLTGLVPGEVGCAMAALSMEDLKSFRSKFPVMLDGDRFQILD from the coding sequence ATGGTGCAGAATGAGTTAAAAGTATTTTTGGTTCAGTCCGATGTCAAGTGGCAGGACATTGAAGGAAATCTAAATATGTTTGATTTGATAATTCAAGAACAAGCTGGTGATGCAGATCTTATTGTTCTTCCTGAAATGTTTACTACCGGTTTTTCTATGGAACCAGAAAAGATGTCGGAAGGGATGGATGGTAAGGCGGTGTCTTGGATTATTACCGCTGCTAAAAAGAATGGAGTGGCAATTATCGGTAGCGTCATTATAAAGGAAGATGAAGGGTATTATAATCGGCTGCTGTTTGCTTATCCCTCCGGTGAGCTGAAGACGTACGATAAGCGCCATTTGTTTAGAATGGGGAATGAGCATGAGCATTATAAGGCAGGTTCGAAAAGGCTTATTTTAGAGTACAAGGGATGGAAAATATGTCCTCTTATTTGTTATGATTTGCGCTTCCCCGTTTGGAGCCGGAATGCAAACGACTACGACTTGCTAATTTATATTGCAAGTTGGCCTGCTGCTCGCAGCTTTCCTTGGCGAAGTCTGCTTGTTGCTCGTGCAATCGAAAATCAGTGTTATGTTGTTGGTGTAAATCGTGTTGGAGTAGATGGAGCTGGTTTGAAATATTCGGGAGATTCGGCTGCCATTAATTCGCGAGGAGAGTATCTAACAGGTTTGGTTCCTGGTGAAGTTGGCTGTGCAATGGCTGCTTTGTCGATGGAGGATTTGAAAAGCTTTAGGAGTAAATTCCCTGTAATGCTTGATGGTGATAGATTTCAAATTTTAGATTAG